The genomic segment AATCTGGAGTCTGAGACAGAAACTCCAAATACAGACAGGTCTTTGAGGAAGCTTCTTGAAATCCAGAGCCATCAAAATGTCAAGCTGAGCTCCTGTGACAGATTCAACACATGCTTTTGGCATTTGTTCTGTTGTATTTAGTCTCCTCTTTTAGGTTCAGATGAAAtatgtgctgcttttcagtcttttggCCAGCCTGTGGTAAGGGCTGATTTGCTCTCACACTCCTGTAGCGTGATGGAAGACCTTTGAAGAGCCAAGTGAAATCACTGGAAGCCAACACGTGGTGTCTAGAGCTTATTTTCCTTCATAACATCCTCATAGGATGGAGGCAACTCAGTTCCCCCAAGGTTGAACTGTGGGGCAGAAGAGGAGGACATCTCTGCAGTCATGCAGGGGCTCAGAGATCCAGAGAATGGGCACTGAGATGCTTCATTCGCTGGGGAAAAAGCAAAGTCACAACCATGAAGGAGACAGGCATGAAGAGCAAGTGTGGAGGTGAGAGAGGTgagcctggcaggagctgccaaaCCACTTGGAAACAAGAAAGGCATGGATGTAATTTTTGAAGCATGGCATCACAAAGCCTTTCACCACAAACTCCAGATACAAGAAGTCAGGGCAGAGGCATatgggtgggtttggggtgggtcTTCCCTGTGAAGACACTGCCCATGACCACCCAGAAAGCAGGTAATACATTCAATACATTCTCTGGGAAGAGCTTAGGCTAATGACAGGACTAGATTAATTTTTCTCGGAGGAATGTTGTCTGGCCCAGCCTGATGGTGCTGCTGACCATATTCCAGGTCAGTTATGGGTGTTACACATAGTTATTATAGCCCAGTCCTTGAAAGGCTGGGTGCTCCTGGGGGAATGCTGAGGGTGgctaccaaaacaaaacccaccaagaCAAACTTTTGACAGATCCCAGGGTGTATCAACCAGTTAATCTGCCTACTGGGGTGGCTCAAGTTAGACCAGTGAAGTCTTGCCTGAGTGAGAAATGCAGGACACATGCTGGAAAGGGCTGCCTGACCCCAGTGCCTGTGTGTCTGCATCTTGGGCCACTGAGCGCCCAGCACTGAGGAGAAAGTCCCACACACCTCCTATGTGAACCTGGCTAAGCACCTTCGGGACATAATGGACACACAGGGATGGCACCAAGTTCAGCTGAATGTAGGACTGGGGAAAAGTGGATGTGGCTTCAGCCCTCCAGTCCATGGTCTGAACATGCCCTCAAGATGCCTTAACCGGTCACCTCACTGTTCACTAgaaacacagcccagctcccactCAAGCCTGGCTACCTCTTTCTGGGTTATGGATGGTCCACAGAAAGCCCACTAGGGCTGGCAGGACCTTGCAGCAGGAGAGACAGGACTAACCACAACAGGTGTCTGAGCTGCTGAGGGTGAAGACAGCCACGGCGCGTTGGTGGGACAGGCAGCTCCGCTGTTTcagccagcactgcaggcagcagcagatcccacaggACAGGAGCAAGGCCAGGAAAAACAACATCAGGAACCtaaggcagaggcagcaggggaggAACAGTGCCATTACCATCTGCAGGCAGCACTGACAGATGGCTGCATGT from the Chiroxiphia lanceolata isolate bChiLan1 chromosome 10, bChiLan1.pri, whole genome shotgun sequence genome contains:
- the TMEM207 gene encoding transmembrane protein 207 isoform X1, which produces MQRPGALCFTSWIIGTGVLCLTFFQLADSELDCELGERCIGQSNENFSSWYVWFLMLFFLALLLSCGICCCLQCWLKQRSCLSHQRAVAVFTLSSSDTCCANEASQCPFSGSLSPCMTAEMSSSSAPQFNLGGTELPPSYEDVMKENKL